The sequence below is a genomic window from Methanocellales archaeon.
CCCTTTCTTTGACCGTACCTGCAAAAGGGGGATTAGTCATAAGAATATCAAAATCAAAATACAAAAACCTATTTTGATTGTCTCTATCATTCTCCAAGTCTTCAGGAAATCTTAAGAGTCTTGGTCTTAAACCTGCTTTTACTTCATCATTCCATGTCAAAGGATTTAATGAGTTCCCATGAGGACCACCACCATAGATGTGGGATTTGCCATCTCCAACTATAAGGTTGATAGCTTTCGCTATTTTAACAGCTTCTTTCGCAAAATCTATACCATATATGTTGTTTTGTGCAAAATTTTTAGCAGGCGTGGACAATTCTTTACCAGTTATTACTCCACCAGCGATCCACATTACAGAATGCAAAAGAAAACCTGCCGAACCACAGGCAGGGTCTATAAGAAATTCATGAGATTTTGGGTTCATCATCTTTACAACCATATCTTCAACAGGTCGAGGCGTAAAGAACTGTCCCTCTTTCTTTTTAGATACCTCAGGAATCAGATACTCAAAAGCTTCGTCAATTATTCTCAGATTAGAGTTGAACAATTTTATTTTTTCTAGAAACGATACACAAATTTTTAAATGGGTATCCATTAGTTCTATTCTATCTGTAGGTTCAAATACCCCCGCCCACGTCCTCTTAGCGCCATCTAGGAGATTAGTTATAGCTCTCTTTACTTGTTCTGGACTTCTATCACCGACAAAAAATTCTAATTGATAGTTTGGATCATTGATCCCTTTCCATTCATCGTAAAGCTTGGCATAAATCAATTTAAAAATTTCATCAAATGCCTTAACTCCCGCATTCCCTAAAACAAGCTCCTCAAGGTCTAATAAAATTTTTTTAAGCGTGGTTTTACCTTGCTTTAGTTCATCGTGTTCCTCTAACCATCTAAGTGTCCATCTCTCAGTTAATATATCCCGTAGAGTTTCTGAGATCTTGGGAATTCGTGGTATTTCTATGAATAAGTTAGGTTCTTCCCTATGAAGTCTTATTATTTCATTTCCGTTAGACCATACACCAATAGGGGTTCCTTCTGCATTACAATAACTTTTAAGTTGCTCTAAACCAGCGGTTCTACTTGGCCTCTTTACTTCAAACAAAATATAGTAATGTCTTAAATCCTCATGATAAACTACAATGTCCGCTGCTCCAGGCTCTACACGGGAGCCAAAATAAACAACTTTTTCAATATCTATTCGTTCCTTTGGATAGCCATATTCAGTAAGCAACCTATAAATCCAGAGTTGTCTGACTGCTTCTTCGGGTTTAGCTACTTTGAGTTTATCCTTAATTTGGCAATTTATATAATAATTCCCATCCTGCACTGTTATCAATCTCTCAACAGCATTTATCTCATTTGCACTAAAAAGTGATAAGCCATGTTTAACATCCGGTGTAGAGAAGATTTTTTGGATTTTTGAACCGGTTGACATCTTATTAGCCTCTATAACCTATATTTATCTTAGTTTTTATATTGTCCATGTGACTAAATAACCTTTGGGATTCTGGAAACTTCTAGGGGCTTTTGACATAAAACTTTTACTTGATAACTTTTGTGTCTTTGGTAACTAATGGAGGTGTATCTTATTTCAAAATCTCTAATATTTCCTTATCTTGAATTAAACAACGAGTTGATCTTCCCTCTCGTTTTTAACTTATCCATTTCATGGTTTTTTAGTTTCTCTTTAATTTGAAGATATACCTTAATTATAGCCTTTTTATCTCTCTTTGGCAACTTTGGAACATCCTGAAAAAGGCTGACTAACTCAGGCTCTTTTATCCCTAATTGCTCTATCTTCGATTCAAGTAAGAGATCGTCCAATTCCTTAAATGGAACTCTTAAGGCTTTGGCAATCTTTCTCAACTTCTCCTTTGAGGGGATGAACTTGCCCTTTTCAACCTCTGACATATAGCTATTTGTAACATAGCCAAGCTTTTCAGCCAGCTGTTGCTGGGTTATACCCTTCTCCCCTCTTAATTTTCTCAACTTTCTTCCAAAATTCATATCGTCTATATCTGATATTAGCAAAGGTAGGACATATGTCAAGAGAGGGGGGACATAGGTAGGTCATAAAGCGTTTATGTAGGTCGTAAAGCGTTTATATAGTTAATCGATATAATGGTAACTATGACATTGGTGATAGTTGTCTACGTTCCAGAAGGTATCGTAATGGCTTCAGATAGCCGACAGTCTGTAGCTATAAAAGGTAAGAAGCCCGATGGTAAGGAGATTAAATTCGAGACGGTTAATTCCGACGCTATTACGAAAACTTTCCTGCTCGAGGAACAACAAGTAGGGATTTCTACTTTTGGAGAGGATTTACTCGCTGGTGTCCCAATGGCAAGCCATATTAAAAAATTTATTGAAGAAGATTTAGTAGCTGCTGATGATGTAACTACCATTCCCAAAAAGTTAGTTGGATATTTCCGGGAATCATTTCCTACTGCAGGTGTTGGTTTTCATGTTGCTGGTTATAAGAAAAAGGATAAAGTCAGCATTCCCTACGTTTATTATT
It includes:
- a CDS encoding N-6 DNA methylase — protein: MSTGSKIQKIFSTPDVKHGLSLFSANEINAVERLITVQDGNYYINCQIKDKLKVAKPEEAVRQLWIYRLLTEYGYPKERIDIEKVVYFGSRVEPGAADIVVYHEDLRHYYILFEVKRPSRTAGLEQLKSYCNAEGTPIGVWSNGNEIIRLHREEPNLFIEIPRIPKISETLRDILTERWTLRWLEEHDELKQGKTTLKKILLDLEELVLGNAGVKAFDEIFKLIYAKLYDEWKGINDPNYQLEFFVGDRSPEQVKRAITNLLDGAKRTWAGVFEPTDRIELMDTHLKICVSFLEKIKLFNSNLRIIDEAFEYLIPEVSKKKEGQFFTPRPVEDMVVKMMNPKSHEFLIDPACGSAGFLLHSVMWIAGGVITGKELSTPAKNFAQNNIYGIDFAKEAVKIAKAINLIVGDGKSHIYGGGPHGNSLNPLTWNDEVKAGLRPRLLRFPEDLENDRDNQNRFLYFDFDILMTNPPFAGTVKERDILRLYQLADKNGRLVKQIGRHILFLNRSLQFIRPGGRMAIVLPQGLLNNTNTEYIRRFIIDEARILAVVGLHGNTFKPHTGTKTSVLFIQKYTEEAKQKIQEIKLRYEEGWDDFIGELKEKYQNVNWDKSVDEEELPEELKSFIETYFETREELEEIEGSEIEDNKEEIEDTEEIKRKKPLKVLVEELQEVQTLLEEKQEELNSDISNEKRTELKKEIRTLNTKVKKLDKEISQRTLGGQIHSVLNQEKITEQFREFWLDGKVMKEMDYPIFFAINQKPLKDNKGEYRYIKSPNGEFVLDEYGHPKIGHDLDEIAEAFVKFAKEQGVDFWR
- a CDS encoding helix-turn-helix transcriptional regulator gives rise to the protein MNFGRKLRKLRGEKGITQQQLAEKLGYVTNSYMSEVEKGKFIPSKEKLRKIAKALRVPFKELDDLLLESKIEQLGIKEPELVSLFQDVPKLPKRDKKAIIKVYLQIKEKLKNHEMDKLKTRGKINSLFNSR